TAGTACATCACCATACTCCCCTGCTGAGCTTGTTCAAGAATTACTCCACTCGGCGGATGCGTGTATAGATATTTCGCTAATATCCCATGACTCGCCAGTGCAAGTATTAACACGATAGCGCGGTACATAAAGGACTTCCGGTGAAATACGGGATCTATATAAATCATTGAAATTGTAAATAAATAACCTGCTAAGAGGATATGGACATGTACGAAAAATGAGACCACGCTATTGTCATGCATAAGCGTGTAAAGCTCCGTCGTATATAACAACCAAAGTCCACCCATGTTAAGGAGTGTTGCAACAACTGGATCCGTGACAATTCGTGCTAGCCAGCTTTTCAACAACTTTGTCAGTAGTCGTGCGGAGTTTGTACTGAGCGTTCTTAGTAGGAGTGTAATCGGTGCGGCTAGCACAAGGAGCAGTGGTGCTAGCATTCCTAAAAGTAAATGCCCCATCATATGCATCGTAAAATCTTCATGCGCAAGATTTGCTAGCGGACCAACTACAGCAAGCGATGCGCATAATAAGCCAAGGCACCAACAAATTGTGCGGTACATCGGCCATTTTTTATAATTGCGATTCGTAAAAAGCACCGCGCCAACATACAGCACGGCAAGTAAACTAAACCCAAATATGAAAAGCAACTGCACAACTTCGTGACCATTTGCTACGTGATGTGTATGCATTTAATAATACCTTTTTAATTTATTTGTCCGTCTCATCAGTTCAATACCTGCTAGCAAAATAACCGCCGCCACCACATTCCACACGATATCGTAGAGGTACACATTTTCTACATATCGGATTTGATGCAGGCGCATAATTTTATGCTGAATAATACCATCATATAATTGGAACCCACCGACACCGACTAGTATTCCAGCAAGCCATCGTTTAAACCAATAACTATGTCTACGCCGAAGATCTGCGAACATAAACAATCCCGCAATTGTCGCAAACCAACTAAACGCATGAAATAACCCATCCGAGATTAAGCCAACATCCGTTGTCGATTTATCGTAAAAATGATGCCAGCGTAGTAGCTGATGAAAAATTACCTCATCCACAAAAGCAATTAACCCTAAGCCAAATAGAAAGCCTGACCAAAAATTCCGGCTCATATCTACACGACCACTTCCACCACTTTTTATCGCCATCTCTCGTTCCCCTCAATTCGTTTTACGCTTAGTCTTTCCTGATTCTTTACGTATCATTCTATGCACGAAATCTGCATGGTATTTGTTTCTTTATCCATACTATCGGTGTTAATAATGAATGAAAATAAAGTGAGGCGTTGTATATGTATTATTACAAAGAAGAATTAATCAATATTATTAAACCTGATAAACCAGATCCAGAAGCAGCGCGTGTGTTACAGGAGATTTTAGGCGGGCATTACGGGGAAATGCGCACAATGATGCAATATTTTTTCCAAAGCTCCAATTTTAGAGGGAAAGAAACGCAGTATCGGGATTTACTGCGCGGGGTGTTTTTAGAAGAAATTGCGCACGTAGAGCTTGTACAAAATACGATTAATCAGTTGTTAAATGATTCCGGCGAATCGATTGCGCCTGGAAATACCGGTGTTGACGGCGCACCTTTAGATGATGCAGTCCGCCATGCAAATCCGCATCATTTTATCGTTGGCGCACAGGCCTCTTTACCTGTAGACGCTGCCGGCAATCCTTGGAATGGCTCATGGGTTTATGCACATGGCAACTTGATTGCCGATTTACTGGATAACTTAATTTTGGAATCAACCGGTGTGCTGCAAAAAACGCGCATTTACGAAATGAGCTCAAACCAGACGTTTCGTGAGACGCTCGCTTTCCTTATCGTGCGAGATAACGCGCATCAAAACGCCTTCGCTAAAGCATTAGAAACTTTAGGCGTTGATTGGGGCAAGCTGTTCCCAGTGCCAAACTACGACATCAACAAATACCCCGAATGCCGAAAATTCGTCGATATGGGCTTCCATAATGTGCAATTCAACTTCAGACTCGATCCAACACGTATCGGTGAAATCTTCCAAGGTCAAACGCCAAGTCGAAACGGCGGGACCCTTGAAGTAACCCCACCACCAGTCGGCTTCCCGTTGCCATACATGCCGGAGATGCCAAATGAGCATAGTCCAGGGCTTGGGGATATGGGGAGATAAGTTTGGGAATGAAAAAAGCTTGGTAGTAGCCTTTTTAATCAGGCTGTACCAAGCTTTTTATGTTGTTATTACAGTATTCAATCGTAGAAGGTGGGTTAGAGTATTGTCATACAGCACGCTAACCCTTGATAAAATTGAAGTTATTTATCTGTTTGTTCTTGCTTCTTTTTTAAATACTCTGCACGTAACTTTTCGATTTGTTGCTTTTTATCAAATTGGGCAGGCTTGTTTTTTTCATGAAACTTTGTCACAGCTGCCATACCTTTATAATCCAGTTGATATTTTCCCACGTTGTTCACCTACTTTTCATGTCTTTCAAGAGAATTGGTTCATTGAATTATACCTTATTTTGTGAAGGTAGGCGCTATTAATGCATTATTCGGGTTGTATCTATCAGCAAAAAACTCAAAAATTTAGTAAACCTATTTTTGCTAAATTTGACTATAACAAAAAACCACCCCATGAAGAGGTGGTTTTTTGCTCAAGTTAGATGTGCGGCTGTCGCTTCGCTTTCGCCGCAAACGCTCGCTTTGCTACGCAAAAAATTTCTCCGGGCTAAAGCTCCTCGAAATTTGGCGATCCGAAAAGATGTGCGGCTGTCGCTTCGCTTTCGCCGCAAACGCTCGCTTTGCTACGCAAAAAATTTCTCCGGGCTAAAGCTCCTCGAAATTTGGCGATCGTTTACTCCCACTCAATAGTAGCTGGTGGCTTAGAAGTGATGTCATACAGCACGCGGTTAATGCCGTTTACTTCGTTGACAATACGTACAGAAATCTTTTCTAACACGTCATAAGGAATGCGTGCCCAGTCAGATGTCATGCCGTCGATTGATGTTACGCCGCGGATACCGATTGCGTAGTCGTATGTACGGCCATCGCCCATTACACCTACTGAACGGATGTCTGGTAATACGCAGAAGTATTGCCAAATGTCGCGCTCAAGTCCTGCGTTTTTGATTTCTTCACGTAAGATGAAGTCAGCTTCGCGTACGATTTCTAGTTTTTCTTCTGTTACTTCACCAAGTACACGGATACCTAATCCTGGACCTGGGAATGGTTGACGCCATACGACTGCTTCTGGAAGACCTAACTCTAAACCTAAAGCGCGTACTTCGTCTTTGAATAATGTATTAAGTGGTTCAATTAACTCGAACTTCATGTCTTCTGGTAATCCACCTACGTTATGATGAGATTTAATTGTTTGGGCAGTTGCTGTACCAGATTCAATGATATCTGTGTAAAGCGTACCTTGTGCTAAGAAGTCCATGTCTTTTAATTTTGCTGACTCTTCGTCAAACACGTAAATGAATTCGTTACCGATAATTTTACGTTTTTGTTCTGGATCAGACACGCCTTTAAGCTTGTTCATGAAGCGTTCACGTGCATCGATTTTGATTAATTTCATATCGAAGTCTTCTGTGAAAGTTTTCATTACTTGCTCAACTTCGCCTTTACGGTTTAAGTTGTGGTCTACGAACATACATGTTAATTGGTCTCCGATTGCTTTGTGGATTAATACCGCAACCACTGATGAGTCAACACCACCTGATAATGCGCAAAGTACTTGCTTGTCGCCCACTTGCTCACGGATTTTTGAAATTTCGATTTCGATGAAGTTTGCCATCGACCAATCGCCTTTAGCACCACAAATTTCGATTACGAAGTTTTTCAGTAAGTCGTTCCCGTATACAGAGTGACGTACTTCTGGGTGGAATTGTACTGCATATAGTTTACGAGATGTATCTGCCATTGCAGCGATTGGACAAGCTGGGCTCGTTGCGATTACTTCAAAGCCTTGTGGAACCGCTGTTACGTGGTCACCGTGGCTCATCCATACGATTTGGTCTTTCGGTAAGTCACCGAATAATTTGTTGTCTGTTGTAACGTTGATTTCGGCTTTACCGTATTCACGTGTTTCCGCGCCTTCAACTTTACCACCTTGTGTATGCGCCATTAGCTGCATGCCATAACAAATACCTAAGATCGGTAAACCTAAGTCAAAAATCGCTGGATCTACTTTGAATGCTGAATCATCGTATACCGAGTTTGGACCACCTGAGAATACGATACCGACAGCGTTCATGTCTTTAATTTCATCTGCTGTAATTGTATGTGGGTGTAATTCAGAGAACACGCCAAATTCACGGATACGGCGTGTAATTAATTGGTTAAATTGACTACCGAAATCTAATACTACGATTTTTTCTTGTTCTTTTAATAAGGGAGTTGACACGTTTTGCACCTCTTCTAGTTAGTTTCATCTATTTTTAATCACAAAAAGGATGTGTCTGTACTGCTTGTTAAGACACACCCTTTTATAGGTAAGGGAGGGTGAATGATTTATACAAACACTGTTGTCATATCTTGTAAGATAGTAACGTGCTATGGCTAAATGATTTTGCCCCTCCTCTTTTTTATAAATTATCGTTTTGTTGTTTCTATACGGGCTTCGCTTTCGCCGCAAACGCTCGCTTTGCTACGCAAAAAATTTCTCCGGGCTAAAGCTCCTCGAAATTTGGCGATTCGAAAAGATGTGCGGCTGTCGCTTCGCTTTCGCCGCAAACGCTCGCTTTGCTACGCAAAAAATTTCTCCGGGCTAAAGCTCCTCGAAATTTGGCGATCGTTTACTCCCACTCGATCGTGCCGCCTGGTTTTGGTGACAGGTCGTAGCACACGCGGTTAACGTGTTTTACTTCGTTAATGATACGGTCTGTGATTTTTAATAAGATCGGCCAGTCGATTGGCTCGATTGTTGCTGTCATCGCATCAATTGTGTTAACGGCACGAATGATTACTGGGTATTCATACGTACGCTCGTTATTACGAACACCTACTGATTTGAAGTTCGGTACAACCGTGAAATATTGCCATACTGTTTTGTCTAAACCAGCAAGTGCAAATTCCTCACGTAAAATCGCATCTGATTCACGTACTGCTTCAAGACGTTCTGGTTCAATTTCACCTAAAACTCGTACACCAAGGCCTGGACCTGGGAATGGTTGACGGTATACCATATCATGCGGTAAGCCAAGCTCTACGCCACATGCACGAACTTCGTCTTTGAATAATTGGAATAATGGTTCCACTAATTCAAATTTCAAGTCTTCTGGTAAGCCACCTACGTTATGGTGAGATTTCACGACTTTATGTGTTTTTGTACCTGATTCTACGATATCCGGATAAATTGTCCCTTGTGCTAAGAAGTCGATGCCGTCTAATTTACGTGCTTCTTCTTCAAATACACGAATGAATTCGTTCCCGATAATTTTACGTTTTTCTTCTGGTTCTGCTACGCCTTTAAGTTTGCCTAAGAAGCGCTCAGATGCATCTACGTAAATTAAGTTTTCTTCTAAGTCTTTTTCGAACATTTTAATAACGCCTTCAGACTCATTTTTACGCATTAACCCGTGGTTTACGTGTACACAAACTAATTGCTTACCGATTGCTTTTACAAGTAATGCTGCAACAACTGAAGAATCTACACCGCCTGAAAGGGCTAAAAGTACTTTTTTATCGCCGATTTGCTCGCGCATTAACGCGATTTGATCTTCAACGAAGTTTTTCATGTTCCAGTTTGCTTCTGCTTTACATGTATCGAATACGAAATCTTTTAGAATTACTTTCGATTCTTCTTCATTTGGCCATACTGCTAATGTTTTAAGAGCTTTCGTAGAAGGATGTTCTACACTAATAACAGGAATATCTAAATTATAGATTTCATCTAATACGTCGATTGCTTCACCGTCAATGATATTATTTTTACCACCGTTTAAAATAATCCCTTTTACAGTTTTTAAATTTTTAATATTCTCGGCAGTAATATCATGTGCATGAATTTCACTATATACGCCTAAATCACGAATCCAACGGGCAATCGTTGTATTCTCACTACTACCTAAATCTAATACTAAAATGTTATCTTGCTTCAAGCTAATACAGCCTCCTATTAATGTGTTGTCCAACTATTTTTGTTTTTCCCATCACTTCAAACAATTTGTATAGAGGGCCTAAAAACGGCAAAAAACGCGTAGAAAAACCAATTTACACAAGCTTTTCTACGCGTTCTCCTCATTATTTATATAGGCAGATAGACGTCTCCAAAAAGGTACACGTCTACCTACCGTCATAGAATAAGTTGTTTATGGTAACTTAGTAGAAACACCCGAACCGTATTATCGGGCCTATATGAAGGCACATCACTTATTGATTTTTTTTAAATTTTACTCTTTACTATCCCTAAAATCAACTGCTAGTGCGATTGATTAAATATTCCCAACTTTCTTTCATTTTAGCCACATCAAATTCCTTTGATTTGCCCGCGTAAATATATTGCTCATAAACGTAAGTTAACTCACTCATTTTCGTTGTCTCAAGATCATGGTCAACACGTTTTGCGAACTGCTGTAACGTCTCATGCGATCCACGTTTTAAATAAATTCGTTCTAGTTGTTTCAGTAAAATGAAATACGCATCCTCGAAATTATTTGGATTGTTTAATTTCGCTCGGTTCATTTGCACAACGAGTTTTGGTTGCCATTTACCACGCTTACGCCATGCGATGATTGCTGCTAAAAGAAGTATACCACCAAGCACATAAAACACCCATTTGTATTTCGTAAAATCAATCGAGCTCGCTTTTGTAGCACCACCCGTTACGGTATCTTGCTCTTCTGGCTCTGGTCGCTCGACTTCTGGTGTTTCCATTTCCGGTAGTTGCTCTTCTTGAGTACTTTCTACATCATAATCAATATTTACTGGGTTGCTAAAGCCAACTGTCGGCTCAAACGGCATCCAGCCAACCCCATCAATATACGCCTCAACCCATGAGTGCGCATCATTATTTGTTACCTGGTATGTTGTCAGGTCAGCATTCGAAGCAACACGCTCTCCTGCTGAAAAGCCTTTCACCCAGCGCGCTTGAATGCCAACAGCACGCAACATTACGACCATGGAAGTCGAAAAGTTATCACAGTAACCAAGTTTGGTTTCAAATAAAAATTGATCGACGTAATCCTCATCCGCTTTCGGTACGGCTACATTCGTCGTTTCATACTTGTAGCCACTACGTGCGAAGTAATTTTCAATCGCTCGCGCCTTATTATAAATGCTGGCATGACCATCTGTAATTTCATGCGCTAAATCAATAACACGCTGTGGCAATTCGTCTGGAAGTTGCAAGTAGCGAGGGTCTGACCCCGTTGATGACAACGTTTCTTTTAACGCCGTAAAGCTATATTCCGGCTGCTGGAAGGTCATTTCATACACAGTCGGCTTTACGATTTCCCGATTTGACAGCAAGTTTAATTTTTCGTTTGTATGATTAAACCTAAGCAGATTCGTTGGATCATTCGTTGAATAGCTCGTTGTTCCGTATGCTTGAAGTAAAAAGTTATAGTCTCCCATCGAATGGACTTCAACCGTTTGTGGCTCTGTTTCTCCTGGCATTACCGAAAATTCAATTGGGTGTGAAAATTGTAAATCTGACAGCACATCACGGCCACCTGTATGAACCCACCCCTTTGACGTATAGTAGTCCTTCGTTTCTACACGCCAATATTGACGAATCGGTGTTTCAATTTCGTAAACAACCGTATTATCGCCAACAAACGGCCCACCTAAGCTTTCATCATTTTCCCCGTAGCCAACTGTAGCAACGGTTTGACTCGATGAACCACCTAGCCCAACCATCCCCTTCATATAAGGTACTGGG
The sequence above is a segment of the Solibacillus sp. FSL H8-0523 genome. Coding sequences within it:
- a CDS encoding DUF2243 domain-containing protein, which translates into the protein MAIKSGGSGRVDMSRNFWSGFLFGLGLIAFVDEVIFHQLLRWHHFYDKSTTDVGLISDGLFHAFSWFATIAGLFMFADLRRRHSYWFKRWLAGILVGVGGFQLYDGIIQHKIMRLHQIRYVENVYLYDIVWNVVAAVILLAGIELMRRTNKLKRYY
- a CDS encoding manganese catalase family protein, whose amino-acid sequence is MYYYKEELINIIKPDKPDPEAARVLQEILGGHYGEMRTMMQYFFQSSNFRGKETQYRDLLRGVFLEEIAHVELVQNTINQLLNDSGESIAPGNTGVDGAPLDDAVRHANPHHFIVGAQASLPVDAAGNPWNGSWVYAHGNLIADLLDNLILESTGVLQKTRIYEMSSNQTFRETLAFLIVRDNAHQNAFAKALETLGVDWGKLFPVPNYDINKYPECRKFVDMGFHNVQFNFRLDPTRIGEIFQGQTPSRNGGTLEVTPPPVGFPLPYMPEMPNEHSPGLGDMGR
- a CDS encoding transglutaminaseTgpA domain-containing protein, with protein sequence MKRSTSEKIELAVFYIIIFLILREWLVPIMQLTKTGYFMQFLLFIAICLTIGVFSLPVLLSWPIKVLYITWFITSVYNDGEFTTWQFLSNELRYNVEVILNGDWILVSDPFRTSLFFILIWMLIYLIQHWVSVRHTIYYFLVLTVFFIATLDTFTEYDGKLAIIKVMILGLVLTSLLFIKRLMQSANMQKDWTSYFIYATPIILFVTIAGLTAAYLPKAEPQWPDPVPYMKGMVGLGGSSSQTVATVGYGENDESLGGPFVGDNTVVYEIETPIRQYWRVETKDYYTSKGWVHTGGRDVLSDLQFSHPIEFSVMPGETEPQTVEVHSMGDYNFLLQAYGTTSYSTNDPTNLLRFNHTNEKLNLLSNREIVKPTVYEMTFQQPEYSFTALKETLSSTGSDPRYLQLPDELPQRVIDLAHEITDGHASIYNKARAIENYFARSGYKYETTNVAVPKADEDYVDQFLFETKLGYCDNFSTSMVVMLRAVGIQARWVKGFSAGERVASNADLTTYQVTNNDAHSWVEAYIDGVGWMPFEPTVGFSNPVNIDYDVESTQEEQLPEMETPEVERPEPEEQDTVTGGATKASSIDFTKYKWVFYVLGGILLLAAIIAWRKRGKWQPKLVVQMNRAKLNNPNNFEDAYFILLKQLERIYLKRGSHETLQQFAKRVDHDLETTKMSELTYVYEQYIYAGKSKEFDVAKMKESWEYLINRTSS
- a CDS encoding cytochrome c oxidase assembly protein; the encoded protein is MHTHHVANGHEVVQLLFIFGFSLLAVLYVGAVLFTNRNYKKWPMYRTICWCLGLLCASLAVVGPLANLAHEDFTMHMMGHLLLGMLAPLLLVLAAPITLLLRTLSTNSARLLTKLLKSWLARIVTDPVVATLLNMGGLWLLYTTELYTLMHDNSVVSFFVHVHILLAGYLFTISMIYIDPVFHRKSFMYRAIVLILALASHGILAKYLYTHPPSGVILEQAQQGSMVMYYGGDLIDAVIIFILCLHWYRATKPRVVKEQACAID
- the guaA gene encoding glutamine-hydrolyzing GMP synthase, translating into MSLKQDNILVLDLGSSENTTIARWIRDLGVYSEIHAHDITAENIKNLKTVKGIILNGGKNNIIDGEAIDVLDEIYNLDIPVISVEHPSTKALKTLAVWPNEEESKVILKDFVFDTCKAEANWNMKNFVEDQIALMREQIGDKKVLLALSGGVDSSVVAALLVKAIGKQLVCVHVNHGLMRKNESEGVIKMFEKDLEENLIYVDASERFLGKLKGVAEPEEKRKIIGNEFIRVFEEEARKLDGIDFLAQGTIYPDIVESGTKTHKVVKSHHNVGGLPEDLKFELVEPLFQLFKDEVRACGVELGLPHDMVYRQPFPGPGLGVRVLGEIEPERLEAVRESDAILREEFALAGLDKTVWQYFTVVPNFKSVGVRNNERTYEYPVIIRAVNTIDAMTATIEPIDWPILLKITDRIINEVKHVNRVCYDLSPKPGGTIEWE
- the guaA gene encoding glutamine-hydrolyzing GMP synthase → MSTPLLKEQEKIVVLDFGSQFNQLITRRIREFGVFSELHPHTITADEIKDMNAVGIVFSGGPNSVYDDSAFKVDPAIFDLGLPILGICYGMQLMAHTQGGKVEGAETREYGKAEINVTTDNKLFGDLPKDQIVWMSHGDHVTAVPQGFEVIATSPACPIAAMADTSRKLYAVQFHPEVRHSVYGNDLLKNFVIEICGAKGDWSMANFIEIEISKIREQVGDKQVLCALSGGVDSSVVAVLIHKAIGDQLTCMFVDHNLNRKGEVEQVMKTFTEDFDMKLIKIDARERFMNKLKGVSDPEQKRKIIGNEFIYVFDEESAKLKDMDFLAQGTLYTDIIESGTATAQTIKSHHNVGGLPEDMKFELIEPLNTLFKDEVRALGLELGLPEAVVWRQPFPGPGLGIRVLGEVTEEKLEIVREADFILREEIKNAGLERDIWQYFCVLPDIRSVGVMGDGRTYDYAIGIRGVTSIDGMTSDWARIPYDVLEKISVRIVNEVNGINRVLYDITSKPPATIEWE